A genome region from Alicyclobacillus acidocaldarius subsp. acidocaldarius DSM 446 includes the following:
- a CDS encoding MFS transporter yields the protein MTRQESPYRWVVFFTALAAYYLIVSQRTAPGLVTNSWMSEFHISAGALGLMDSVQFLAYALLQVPVGLLADRFGPNRFLIFGTLTNALGTLLTGVATHAWVLFVARFLVGVGDATIFVNLVAVINLWFRAQEFVALLGIIGVAAGLGSLTATVPYALWIHAWGWRSLFVGVSLILFGLCGALYVVLVQRPKRMFEGDVKRAGEPVRPASVREAIRQTFTSRQAYALAMCHFGLVGTYVGFMGSWGVAYFMQVFHMARSAASAIVMLGLVGAMVGGPLTSWLASRFGQVKRLYTFVHAVTFLSWLVWFASGMRPWFGLVPVLLALIGFGNGGSSLTFAIVRQTFPVERVGVVSGFANMGGFVSAVLLPSLFGVVLDQFPGDRALGFHFGLLIPVLFTAVGVTGALLARDVKRPAAIPVQETV from the coding sequence TTGACCCGTCAGGAAAGCCCGTATCGGTGGGTGGTGTTCTTCACGGCGCTCGCGGCGTACTACCTCATCGTCAGCCAGCGGACGGCGCCGGGCCTGGTGACCAATTCGTGGATGAGCGAATTTCACATTTCGGCGGGCGCGCTGGGCCTGATGGATAGCGTGCAGTTCTTGGCCTACGCGCTCTTACAGGTGCCGGTTGGCCTCTTGGCGGATCGGTTTGGGCCGAACCGATTCTTGATCTTCGGAACGCTGACGAATGCACTGGGCACGTTGCTCACGGGCGTGGCGACGCACGCCTGGGTGCTGTTTGTGGCCAGATTTCTCGTCGGGGTGGGGGACGCGACCATCTTCGTCAATCTGGTCGCCGTCATCAACCTGTGGTTTCGTGCGCAGGAATTCGTCGCGCTGCTCGGCATCATCGGCGTCGCGGCGGGGCTCGGATCGCTCACGGCGACGGTTCCTTACGCGCTCTGGATCCACGCCTGGGGATGGCGCAGCCTGTTTGTGGGCGTGAGCCTCATCTTGTTCGGACTTTGCGGGGCGCTATACGTGGTCCTGGTGCAACGGCCGAAGCGCATGTTTGAGGGCGACGTCAAGCGGGCCGGCGAGCCGGTGCGACCGGCGAGCGTCCGCGAGGCCATCCGGCAGACCTTCACGTCGCGGCAGGCGTATGCGCTCGCCATGTGCCATTTTGGGCTCGTGGGCACGTATGTCGGCTTCATGGGATCGTGGGGCGTGGCCTATTTCATGCAGGTGTTTCACATGGCGAGATCGGCTGCGAGCGCCATCGTCATGCTGGGGCTCGTGGGCGCGATGGTCGGCGGGCCGCTCACCAGCTGGCTCGCAAGCCGATTTGGCCAGGTGAAGCGTCTCTACACCTTCGTGCACGCCGTCACGTTCCTCAGTTGGCTCGTATGGTTTGCGAGCGGCATGCGCCCGTGGTTTGGCCTTGTGCCCGTCCTGCTTGCCCTCATTGGCTTTGGCAACGGCGGCAGCTCCCTGACGTTCGCCATCGTTCGGCAGACGTTTCCGGTGGAGCGCGTGGGCGTGGTGTCTGGCTTCGCCAACATGGGCGGTTTTGTGAGCGCCGTACTCCTGCCTTCGCTGTTCGGCGTGGTCCTCGACCAGTTTCCGGGCGATCGCGCCCTCGGGTTTCACTTTGGCCTGCTCATCCCTGTGCTGTTCACCGCGGTCGGCGTGACGGGTGCCCTGCTCGCGCGCGACGTGAAACGCCCTGCGGCAATTCCCGTCCAGGAGACGGTGTGA
- a CDS encoding aspartate aminotransferase family protein: MSVEEEVLGAGAPAWLEKDRRYVWHGMVTYAAAQNPMAIVEGDGAWVVDAEGRRYLDAMSGLWCVNLGYSQPRLAEAAHRQLTTMPYYPLTNTHLPAIQLAEKLSDWLGAEYRVFFSNSGSEANEVAFKIARQYHAQRGEPNRWKILSRYRAYHGNTMGALAASGQFERKYRYEPLAPGFVHVPPPDCYRCPFGRTPSTCALECAAHIDDVMRWEFDDTIAAVILEPVITGGGVLVPPDGYLQKVKEICHRHGALMIVDEVICGFGRTGARFGHQRFGVQPDIVTMAKGITSGYLPLAATAVRADLFDEAFARDEDYAHLRHVNTFGGHPAACAVALATLDIMEAEGFVDRARHLGEVLAAELQRLRGIQVVGDIRTFGLLAGIELVEDRETKAPASASLTAQVVSECRKRGVIVGKTGDTTPGGNNVITLCPPFVVSEEELRHIVHVLEEALQAVV, from the coding sequence ATGTCGGTGGAAGAAGAGGTGCTTGGCGCGGGCGCGCCGGCGTGGCTCGAGAAGGACAGGCGGTACGTGTGGCACGGCATGGTGACGTACGCCGCGGCGCAGAACCCGATGGCTATTGTGGAGGGGGACGGCGCCTGGGTCGTGGACGCAGAGGGGCGGCGTTACCTTGATGCGATGTCGGGGCTCTGGTGCGTGAATCTCGGGTATTCCCAGCCGAGGCTGGCGGAGGCGGCGCACCGGCAATTGACCACGATGCCGTATTATCCTCTCACGAACACGCATCTGCCGGCCATTCAACTCGCCGAGAAGCTCAGCGACTGGCTTGGCGCGGAGTACCGCGTGTTCTTCTCGAACAGCGGTTCGGAGGCGAACGAGGTCGCGTTTAAGATCGCCCGGCAGTACCACGCCCAGCGCGGCGAGCCGAATCGGTGGAAGATCCTCTCGCGCTATCGCGCGTACCACGGCAACACGATGGGCGCGCTCGCGGCTTCCGGGCAGTTCGAGCGAAAGTACAGGTACGAGCCGCTGGCGCCGGGCTTCGTGCACGTGCCGCCGCCCGACTGCTATCGCTGCCCGTTTGGCCGCACGCCGTCAACGTGCGCGCTGGAGTGTGCGGCGCACATCGACGACGTCATGCGCTGGGAATTCGACGATACCATCGCGGCGGTCATCTTGGAACCCGTCATCACGGGCGGGGGCGTGCTCGTGCCGCCCGATGGATATCTGCAGAAAGTGAAGGAGATATGCCACCGGCATGGCGCGCTGATGATTGTGGACGAGGTGATCTGCGGCTTTGGCCGCACCGGGGCTCGGTTTGGCCACCAGCGCTTCGGCGTGCAGCCGGACATCGTGACCATGGCCAAGGGCATCACCAGCGGCTACCTGCCGCTCGCAGCCACGGCCGTGCGGGCCGACCTGTTTGACGAGGCCTTCGCCCGCGACGAGGACTACGCGCACCTTCGCCACGTGAACACGTTCGGCGGCCATCCGGCCGCGTGCGCGGTGGCCCTTGCGACGCTCGACATCATGGAAGCGGAAGGCTTCGTGGATCGCGCCCGCCACCTGGGGGAGGTGCTCGCGGCGGAACTCCAGCGCCTGCGCGGGATTCAGGTGGTGGGCGATATCCGGACCTTCGGGCTTCTCGCGGGCATCGAGCTCGTGGAGGACCGCGAGACGAAGGCGCCTGCCTCGGCCTCTCTCACGGCGCAGGTCGTATCCGAGTGCCGAAAGCGCGGCGTGATCGTCGGCAAAACCGGAGACACGACGCCTGGCGGCAACAACGTCATCACGCTTTGTCCTCCGTTTGTGGTGTCGGAGGAGGAACTGCGGCACATCGTGCACGTCCTCGAAGAGGCGCTGCAGGCCGTGGTGTGA
- the glmM gene encoding phosphoglucosamine mutase translates to MGRWFGTDGVRGVANQELTPELAFRLGRVGAYVLTARRPGSRIVVGKDTRISGDMLETALVSGILSMGVDALRLGVISTPGVAYLTRLLRADAGVMISASHNPVADNGIKFFGGDGFKLLDEMEERMEALLAEEADTLPRPIGDGVGRMYDEPATEAYMRFLVQAARVRFDGLKVVLDCANGAASFIAPEVFRRLGADVIVIHANPDGVNINVDCGSTHPHIVQRAVLQHGADVGLAFDGDADRCIAVDENGEVADGDFIMAILARAMKEKGELRGDKVVATVMSNLGFVKAMSDLGITVLRTAVGDRYVMERMREEGASLGGEQSGHIILLDHTTTGDGMLTAVKLVETMVESGKRLSELSRVMIRYPQILENVRVRDKRAWRDNAAIQDALRRAEADLGESGRVLVRESGTENLVRVMVEGLDEKLLRRVVGDIVQVIQAELGA, encoded by the coding sequence GTGGGCAGGTGGTTTGGAACGGACGGCGTGCGCGGCGTGGCGAATCAGGAGCTCACGCCGGAGCTTGCGTTCCGGCTGGGGCGCGTCGGCGCGTATGTGCTGACGGCGCGTCGGCCGGGATCGCGCATCGTCGTCGGCAAGGATACCCGGATTTCGGGTGACATGCTGGAAACGGCGCTGGTGAGCGGAATTTTGTCAATGGGCGTGGATGCGCTCCGGCTCGGCGTCATCTCCACGCCTGGCGTGGCGTATCTGACACGGCTTCTACGGGCGGACGCGGGCGTGATGATCTCGGCGTCCCACAACCCGGTGGCCGACAACGGCATCAAGTTTTTCGGCGGCGACGGGTTCAAGCTCCTGGACGAGATGGAGGAGCGGATGGAGGCCCTGCTGGCCGAAGAAGCCGATACGCTGCCGAGGCCCATCGGTGACGGCGTGGGCCGGATGTACGACGAGCCCGCGACGGAGGCGTACATGCGCTTTCTGGTGCAGGCCGCCCGCGTGCGATTCGACGGGCTGAAGGTGGTGCTCGACTGCGCGAATGGCGCGGCTTCTTTTATCGCGCCCGAGGTGTTCCGGCGGCTCGGCGCGGACGTGATCGTCATTCACGCGAATCCAGACGGCGTGAACATCAACGTCGACTGTGGGTCGACCCATCCGCACATCGTGCAGCGTGCGGTGCTGCAGCACGGCGCGGACGTGGGGCTCGCGTTCGACGGGGATGCGGATCGCTGCATCGCGGTGGACGAGAACGGCGAGGTGGCGGACGGCGACTTCATTATGGCCATTCTCGCGCGCGCCATGAAGGAAAAGGGAGAGTTGCGCGGAGACAAGGTCGTCGCCACGGTCATGTCCAACCTCGGCTTTGTGAAGGCCATGAGCGATCTCGGCATCACCGTGCTGCGCACGGCCGTGGGGGATCGGTACGTGATGGAGCGGATGCGGGAGGAAGGCGCGTCGCTCGGCGGCGAGCAGAGCGGGCACATCATCTTGCTCGATCACACCACCACCGGCGACGGCATGCTGACAGCCGTGAAGCTGGTGGAGACCATGGTGGAGAGCGGCAAGCGGCTATCCGAGCTGTCCCGCGTCATGATTCGCTACCCGCAGATCCTGGAGAACGTGCGCGTGCGTGACAAGCGCGCCTGGCGTGACAACGCGGCCATCCAGGACGCGCTGCGCAGGGCAGAGGCCGATCTCGGCGAGAGCGGGCGCGTGCTCGTGCGCGAGTCGGGGACCGAGAACCTCGTGCGCGTCATGGTCGAGGGTCTCGATGAGAAGCTCTTGCGCCGCGTGGTCGGCGACATTGTCCAGGTCATCCAGGCGGAGCTCGGCGCGTGA
- the cdaA gene encoding diadenylate cyclase CdaA, which yields MDAWFAAIRDFGFKDVIDILFVAFMIYYLLLLIRGTRAVQLLKGVIVVVVVTMVSSLLNLSASNWLLNRIIEIGLFAIPVVFQPELRRALEQLGRGSLWNFNLLLHEEPNMVHTVNEIVKACQVLAKTKTGALIVIERQTGLNEYIETGTRLEARVSTELFINLFIPNTPLHDGAVIVRGTQIMAAGCVLPLTENRNLDKQLGTRHRAGLGITEQSDGVSVIVSEETGQVSVCVDGVMHSHLDEERLNELLMKLLVPQKTSALSFWNRKAESR from the coding sequence ATGGACGCGTGGTTCGCGGCAATCCGGGACTTTGGCTTCAAGGACGTCATCGACATCCTGTTCGTGGCCTTCATGATCTACTACCTGTTGCTTCTCATCCGCGGCACTCGAGCGGTTCAGCTCCTGAAGGGTGTCATTGTCGTCGTGGTCGTGACCATGGTCTCGAGCCTGCTCAACCTGTCCGCCTCCAACTGGCTTCTGAATCGCATCATCGAGATTGGGCTGTTTGCGATTCCCGTGGTGTTTCAACCCGAACTTCGGCGCGCGCTCGAGCAACTGGGGCGCGGAAGCCTGTGGAACTTCAATCTCCTCCTGCATGAGGAACCGAACATGGTGCACACGGTGAACGAGATTGTCAAGGCCTGTCAGGTGCTCGCGAAGACGAAAACGGGGGCGCTCATCGTCATCGAACGCCAGACGGGCCTGAACGAATATATCGAGACGGGGACGCGCCTGGAGGCGCGCGTCAGCACGGAGTTGTTCATCAACCTGTTCATTCCCAACACGCCGCTGCACGACGGGGCCGTGATCGTGCGGGGGACGCAGATCATGGCCGCGGGATGTGTGCTGCCGCTCACGGAGAACCGCAACCTGGACAAGCAGCTCGGCACGCGGCACCGCGCCGGGCTCGGCATCACGGAGCAGTCGGACGGGGTGAGCGTCATTGTGTCCGAGGAGACGGGGCAGGTGTCCGTCTGTGTGGATGGCGTGATGCACAGCCACCTGGATGAGGAGCGGTTGAATGAGCTGTTGATGAAGCTGCTCGTCCCGCAGAAGACGAGTGCGCTTTCTTTCTGGAATCGAAAGGCGGAGTCGCGATGA
- a CDS encoding NAD(P)-dependent alcohol dehydrogenase yields MQVKARGVLSKESPFHAIKIERRELQPDDVLIEIHYCGICHSDIHSARGEWGEVRYPFVPGHEITGIVSKVGSQVTKFKPGDRVGVGCMVDSCGECENCKRGDEQYCVKGNIQTYGSVDRYGQYTMGGYSTHIVVKEDFVLRIPDALPLDKAAPLLCAGITTYSPLRHWQAGPGKEVAVVGLGGLGHMAVKLAKAMGAKVTVLSQSLRKKEDGLRLGAKAYYATSDPETFRQLAGRFDLIINTVSAKIPITEYLGLLKTDGALVNVGAPPEPLEVNAFALIAQRRTFAGSCIGGIRETQEMLDFCAESGVTPEIEVISADEIDAAWERVLKSDVRYRFVIDISTMRN; encoded by the coding sequence ATGCAGGTCAAGGCTCGCGGCGTGTTGAGCAAGGAGAGCCCGTTTCATGCCATCAAGATCGAGCGGCGGGAGCTTCAGCCCGACGATGTGCTGATTGAAATCCACTACTGCGGCATCTGCCACTCCGACATCCACTCGGCCCGCGGCGAGTGGGGCGAGGTGCGGTATCCATTCGTGCCCGGGCATGAGATCACCGGCATCGTCTCGAAGGTCGGCAGCCAGGTGACCAAGTTCAAGCCGGGCGATCGCGTCGGCGTGGGATGCATGGTCGACTCGTGCGGCGAATGCGAGAACTGTAAGCGCGGCGACGAGCAGTACTGCGTGAAGGGCAACATCCAGACGTACGGCAGTGTCGACCGCTACGGGCAGTACACCATGGGCGGCTACTCCACGCACATCGTGGTGAAGGAGGACTTCGTCCTCCGCATCCCGGATGCGCTGCCTCTGGACAAGGCGGCGCCGCTTCTGTGCGCGGGCATCACGACGTACTCGCCGCTTCGCCACTGGCAGGCGGGCCCGGGAAAGGAGGTCGCCGTCGTCGGCCTCGGGGGGCTCGGTCACATGGCCGTGAAGCTCGCGAAGGCGATGGGGGCGAAGGTCACCGTGCTCTCCCAGTCCCTGCGGAAAAAGGAGGACGGCCTGCGCCTCGGCGCGAAAGCCTACTACGCGACGAGCGATCCCGAGACATTCCGCCAGCTCGCCGGACGCTTCGATCTCATCATCAACACGGTGTCGGCGAAGATCCCCATCACTGAGTATCTGGGCCTTCTGAAGACGGATGGCGCTCTGGTCAACGTCGGCGCGCCGCCGGAGCCGCTCGAGGTGAACGCGTTTGCGCTCATCGCACAGCGCCGCACGTTTGCGGGCTCCTGCATCGGCGGCATCCGCGAGACGCAGGAGATGCTCGATTTCTGCGCTGAGAGCGGTGTGACGCCCGAGATCGAGGTCATCTCGGCGGACGAGATCGACGCGGCGTGGGAGCGGGTGCTGAAGTCGGACGTGCGGTATCGATTCGTGATCGACATCAGCACGATGCGCAATTGA
- a CDS encoding TetR/AcrR family transcriptional regulator, with product MDRRVQKSRQAIRDAFVALMKEKDFDHITVQDITERANVSRKTFYLHFLDKYDLLDRVMEDAIRDMDEFGQCVSELDWVPATEQCFQYLADRYDFFGTMLTQAGAPYFRRRYVESCKASFTREIRRVVGRDPLPEEDAILQFVVNAYVGTVEWWLQEGMPYPPRVMADRIGRMLESVYTQLPSLAEKPASPRETSQVRPA from the coding sequence TTGGACCGGCGCGTGCAGAAGTCGCGGCAGGCCATTCGGGATGCCTTTGTGGCTTTGATGAAGGAGAAGGATTTCGACCACATCACCGTGCAGGATATCACAGAGCGCGCAAACGTCAGTCGCAAGACCTTCTACCTGCACTTCCTCGACAAATACGACCTGCTCGATCGCGTCATGGAAGACGCCATTCGCGACATGGACGAGTTCGGCCAATGCGTCTCCGAGCTCGATTGGGTCCCCGCCACGGAGCAGTGCTTTCAGTACCTGGCGGATCGATACGATTTCTTCGGCACCATGCTGACCCAGGCCGGCGCTCCCTACTTTCGCCGCCGCTACGTCGAGTCGTGCAAGGCGTCCTTCACGCGGGAGATCCGGCGCGTGGTGGGAAGGGATCCGCTGCCCGAGGAAGACGCCATTCTGCAGTTTGTCGTGAACGCCTACGTGGGCACGGTGGAATGGTGGCTGCAGGAGGGGATGCCGTATCCGCCTCGGGTGATGGCGGATCGGATTGGGCGAATGCTCGAATCGGTATACACCCAACTCCCATCCCTCGCCGAAAAGCCCGCGTCGCCGCGCGAGACGTCGCAGGTGCGTCCCGCGTAA
- a CDS encoding SGNH/GDSL hydrolase family protein, translating into MLMLALGDSITYGYGASAPEKSFAQRLRARFARQVRTTLHIQAKPGWTARQLFKSLQDLPPCIVEEAEIVTLMIGGNDLLRSAPAILTRRADLIQDVMRRSEEDVERLVEWCKRPHSTFGIATLYNPFPNFALAEEVTQEYNDRVRRIALRHGLVVVETYKAFRGHEPAYVEHYRSGQFRDLRLFRNPIHPTDEGHEALAKAFFRALQRARSKERTRATRGRAAWRA; encoded by the coding sequence ATGCTGATGCTCGCGCTCGGCGACTCCATTACATATGGCTACGGTGCGAGTGCGCCGGAGAAGAGCTTTGCGCAGCGCCTTCGCGCCCGCTTCGCCCGCCAGGTCCGCACGACGTTGCATATCCAGGCGAAGCCGGGGTGGACGGCGAGGCAGCTGTTCAAATCGCTTCAGGACCTCCCGCCCTGTATCGTCGAGGAGGCCGAGATCGTCACGCTCATGATCGGCGGAAACGATCTCCTGCGAAGCGCGCCGGCGATCCTCACGCGGCGAGCCGATCTCATTCAGGACGTCATGCGCCGCTCTGAGGAGGACGTGGAGCGCTTGGTGGAATGGTGCAAACGCCCGCACAGCACGTTCGGTATTGCGACCCTCTACAATCCCTTTCCGAATTTCGCCTTGGCCGAGGAGGTGACGCAGGAGTACAACGATCGCGTCCGCCGGATCGCGCTTCGTCACGGGCTCGTGGTGGTGGAGACCTACAAGGCGTTTCGCGGGCACGAGCCGGCCTATGTCGAGCACTACCGAAGTGGGCAGTTCCGGGATCTGCGCCTGTTCCGCAATCCGATTCATCCGACGGACGAGGGACACGAGGCGCTCGCGAAGGCGTTTTTTCGCGCGCTGCAGCGGGCGCGATCGAAGGAGCGCACGCGGGCCACGCGCGGGCGGGCTGCGTGGCGGGCGTGA
- the glmS gene encoding glutamine--fructose-6-phosphate transaminase (isomerizing), protein MCGIVGYIGPRNVKDVVVGGLAKLEYRGYDSAGVAALADGNIRIVKAVGRLSNLEEKLAEMPISGHIAIGHTRWATHGKPSDENAHPHQDCSGRFAIVHNGIVENYLSLREELMALGHEFRSETDTEVVAHLIEEMYNGDLFETMIAVGKRIRGAYALVVMAKDHPDEIVAIRRASPMIIGLGEKENFVASDIPAILEYTRDIYVMEDGEMAVLRRDGVECFTMDGEPVKKEVYHVTWDAVSAERGGYPHFMLKEIHEQPRAVRDTLRGRVSDDLSRVELPELGLQDEDIRAIDRIHIVACGTSWHAGLVGKAAIEAFARIPVNVEIASEYRYSDPIVTDNTLVIAITQSGETADTLAAMREMKKRGVRVVAITNVVGSSAAREADSTIITWAGPEIAVASTKAYTTQLVALYLLAVRFGLSRGTLAEEKAREVLAALDNLPQVVEQVLDTAPQIESFAKRYKDAHDTFFIGRGIDYAVSLEGALKLKEISYIHAEAYAAGELKHGTLALITDGVPVIALAMQPELYEKTLSNIVEVKARGAFVLGLTWVGNEDLEKTVDEVIYLPKTMPLLAPVAAVIPLQLLAYYAAVARGNDVDKPRNLAKSVTVE, encoded by the coding sequence ATGTGTGGAATTGTCGGCTATATCGGCCCCAGGAATGTCAAAGACGTCGTCGTGGGCGGCTTGGCGAAGCTCGAATACCGCGGCTATGATTCCGCGGGCGTGGCTGCGCTGGCGGACGGGAACATCCGGATTGTGAAGGCGGTGGGCCGCCTGTCGAATCTGGAGGAAAAGCTCGCTGAGATGCCCATCTCGGGCCACATCGCCATCGGCCACACGCGGTGGGCGACGCACGGCAAGCCGTCGGACGAGAACGCGCATCCGCATCAGGACTGCAGCGGCCGATTCGCCATCGTGCACAACGGCATTGTGGAGAACTATCTCTCGCTGCGCGAAGAGCTGATGGCGCTCGGGCACGAGTTCCGGTCGGAGACCGACACGGAAGTCGTGGCGCACCTCATTGAAGAGATGTACAACGGCGATCTGTTCGAGACCATGATCGCGGTCGGCAAGCGGATCCGCGGCGCGTACGCGCTCGTCGTCATGGCGAAGGACCATCCGGACGAGATCGTCGCCATTCGCCGCGCAAGCCCGATGATCATCGGCCTCGGCGAGAAGGAGAACTTTGTGGCGTCGGACATCCCGGCTATCCTGGAATACACGCGCGACATCTACGTGATGGAGGACGGCGAAATGGCCGTCCTGCGGCGCGACGGCGTCGAGTGCTTCACGATGGATGGCGAGCCGGTGAAGAAAGAGGTGTATCACGTCACCTGGGACGCGGTCAGCGCGGAGCGCGGGGGCTATCCGCACTTCATGCTGAAGGAGATCCACGAGCAGCCGCGCGCGGTTCGGGATACCCTTCGCGGCCGGGTGTCGGACGATCTCAGCCGCGTGGAGCTGCCTGAACTCGGCCTTCAGGACGAGGACATCCGCGCCATCGACCGGATTCACATCGTCGCGTGCGGCACGTCGTGGCACGCGGGCCTCGTGGGCAAGGCCGCGATCGAGGCGTTCGCGCGCATCCCGGTCAACGTGGAGATCGCGTCGGAATATCGGTACTCCGACCCCATCGTGACGGATAACACGTTGGTCATCGCCATCACGCAGTCGGGGGAGACAGCGGACACGCTCGCGGCGATGCGGGAGATGAAGAAGCGCGGCGTGCGCGTGGTGGCCATCACGAACGTGGTCGGCAGCTCGGCCGCGCGCGAGGCGGACAGCACCATCATCACGTGGGCGGGGCCGGAGATCGCCGTGGCTTCGACGAAGGCGTACACCACGCAGCTCGTGGCGCTGTACCTGTTGGCCGTGCGGTTTGGCCTGAGCCGCGGCACGCTCGCGGAGGAGAAGGCGCGCGAGGTGCTGGCGGCGCTCGACAATCTGCCGCAGGTTGTGGAGCAGGTGCTGGACACGGCGCCGCAAATTGAGTCGTTTGCGAAGCGTTACAAGGATGCGCACGACACGTTCTTCATCGGGCGCGGCATCGACTACGCGGTGTCGCTCGAAGGCGCGTTGAAGCTCAAGGAAATCTCCTACATTCACGCAGAGGCGTACGCGGCGGGCGAACTGAAGCACGGGACGCTGGCGCTCATCACGGATGGCGTGCCGGTCATTGCGCTCGCGATGCAGCCGGAACTGTACGAGAAGACGCTGTCGAACATCGTCGAGGTGAAGGCGCGCGGCGCGTTCGTCCTCGGGCTCACGTGGGTGGGCAACGAGGACCTCGAGAAGACGGTGGACGAAGTGATCTATCTGCCGAAGACGATGCCGCTTCTCGCGCCCGTGGCGGCGGTGATTCCGCTGCAACTGCTGGCGTACTACGCCGCGGTGGCGCGGGGGAACGACGTCGACAAACCGCGAAACCTAGCGAAGAGCGTGACGGTGGAATGA
- a CDS encoding CdaR family protein yields the protein MMDRLLNNNVALRIIALVLACILWLAVHAEQGGSQQASTGVTESFELPVRVETSADEVLVSQVPTVTARVTTSLLRLPTLATDMTKAEIVANAQDLGAGTYTLHVAAINMPASVRSYTLSPATITVTLEPKVTVERPIRLSVVGAPSQGYVLGKPQIGAGVVEISGAASSVQSVAEVAGVVDASGLSQTETKLVDLLPLDGAGKAVPGVTVTPSAIAVTLPVTSASQTVKLTPAVTGLPAAGYAIASVRLEPTSAVEQGLPAGQLPQGGLRVPIDVTGLAKSTTVSVPVPLLPGMTSVSPAAVTAVIDVEPSAVYTLQNVPVTITGATGVRLLGPRTVTVTVAGAQSAVQAVEKDASAVQAYVDASGMSRGTASLPIQVHLPAGLSAVSISARTATVQAMP from the coding sequence ATGATGGATCGGCTGCTGAACAACAACGTGGCGCTTCGGATCATCGCGCTCGTGCTCGCGTGCATCCTGTGGCTGGCGGTGCACGCCGAGCAGGGCGGCAGCCAGCAGGCCTCGACGGGGGTCACCGAGTCGTTTGAACTTCCGGTTCGAGTGGAGACCTCCGCGGATGAGGTGTTGGTGTCCCAGGTGCCGACGGTCACCGCTCGGGTGACCACCAGCCTCCTGAGGCTGCCGACGCTCGCCACCGACATGACGAAAGCCGAGATCGTCGCGAATGCGCAGGACCTGGGCGCTGGCACCTACACTCTGCACGTGGCGGCCATCAACATGCCGGCCAGCGTGCGAAGTTACACGCTCTCGCCGGCCACCATCACGGTGACCTTGGAGCCGAAGGTGACCGTGGAGCGGCCCATCCGGCTGAGCGTGGTGGGGGCGCCGAGTCAGGGTTACGTGCTCGGCAAGCCACAGATTGGCGCGGGCGTGGTCGAAATCTCGGGCGCCGCATCCAGCGTGCAGTCGGTTGCGGAAGTCGCAGGCGTGGTGGACGCGAGCGGGCTTTCGCAGACGGAGACGAAGCTCGTGGATCTCTTGCCCCTGGATGGGGCGGGCAAGGCGGTGCCGGGCGTGACCGTGACGCCGTCCGCCATTGCGGTGACGCTGCCGGTGACGTCGGCCAGCCAGACCGTCAAACTGACACCCGCCGTGACGGGCCTGCCTGCGGCGGGGTACGCCATCGCGTCGGTCCGCTTGGAACCGACGAGCGCTGTGGAACAGGGGCTGCCTGCAGGTCAGCTCCCGCAGGGCGGGTTGCGCGTGCCCATCGATGTGACGGGCCTCGCCAAGTCGACGACGGTGTCGGTCCCGGTTCCGCTCCTGCCGGGCATGACGAGCGTGTCGCCCGCGGCGGTGACGGCCGTGATCGACGTGGAGCCGTCGGCGGTCTACACCCTTCAAAACGTGCCGGTGACCATCACGGGGGCGACGGGCGTGCGCCTGCTCGGCCCTCGGACCGTGACCGTCACGGTGGCGGGGGCGCAGTCGGCCGTGCAAGCCGTCGAGAAGGACGCGAGCGCGGTTCAGGCGTACGTGGATGCATCCGGCATGAGCCGTGGCACGGCCTCGCTGCCCATCCAGGTCCACCTGCCCGCGGGGCTGTCCGCGGTCAGCATCTCCGCGCGGACGGCCACCGTGCAGGCGATGCCGTGA